One genomic window of Streptomyces sp. WP-1 includes the following:
- a CDS encoding glutamate-cysteine ligase family protein, with product MGRDVPALVFTREDRRRYRVKMQECLDAFAKMLREARFDSERPQVGLEIELNLVDDDAEPAMRNSDVLDAISDPAWSTELGRFNLEVNVPPRRLTAGGPDAWESEIRAALDHADERARSVGARLITVGILPTLRQEDIGEETLSENPRYRLLNDQVFAARGEDLRIEVDGVDRLRTYADSITPEAACTSTQFHLQVSPEEFADYWNAAQAIAGVQVALAANAPFLFGKELWHETRIPLFEQATDTRPQEIKVQGVRPRVWFGERWITSVFDLFEENVRYFPALLPLCDDQDPAETLDRGDVPELGELTLHNGTIYRWNRPVYAVSRDRPHIRVENRVLPAGPTVADTLANGAFYYGLTRALVEEDRPVWSRMSFKAAEENLHSAARYGMEALLYWPGAGEVTAPELVLRRLLPLAHRGLERSGMDAAWREPLLGIIEQRCVAARNGAVWQKEMFHHIIDSTHCSRHEALRRMTELYIDYMHLNAPVHTWPVD from the coding sequence ATGGGGCGTGACGTCCCGGCGCTCGTGTTCACCCGCGAGGACCGCCGCCGGTACCGGGTCAAGATGCAGGAGTGCCTGGACGCGTTCGCGAAGATGCTCCGGGAGGCACGGTTCGACTCCGAGCGGCCGCAGGTGGGCCTGGAGATAGAGCTGAATCTGGTGGACGACGACGCCGAGCCCGCCATGCGCAACAGCGATGTGCTGGACGCGATCTCCGATCCCGCGTGGTCCACCGAGCTGGGCCGGTTCAATCTGGAGGTCAATGTGCCGCCGCGGCGGCTCACGGCGGGCGGTCCGGACGCCTGGGAGTCGGAGATCCGGGCCGCGCTCGACCACGCCGACGAGCGGGCCCGCTCGGTCGGCGCCCGGCTGATCACGGTCGGGATCCTGCCGACGCTGCGGCAGGAGGACATCGGCGAGGAGACGCTCTCGGAGAACCCGCGCTACCGGCTGCTCAACGACCAGGTCTTCGCGGCGCGGGGCGAGGATCTGCGTATCGAGGTGGACGGCGTCGACCGGCTGCGCACCTACGCGGACAGCATCACCCCGGAGGCCGCCTGCACCAGCACCCAGTTCCATCTCCAGGTCTCCCCCGAGGAGTTCGCCGACTACTGGAACGCCGCGCAGGCCATCGCCGGTGTCCAGGTGGCGCTGGCGGCGAACGCGCCCTTCCTGTTCGGCAAGGAACTGTGGCACGAGACCCGGATCCCGCTGTTCGAGCAGGCCACGGACACCCGCCCGCAGGAGATCAAGGTGCAGGGCGTACGGCCCCGGGTGTGGTTCGGGGAGCGGTGGATCACCAGCGTCTTCGATCTGTTCGAGGAGAACGTGCGCTACTTCCCCGCCCTGCTCCCGCTGTGCGACGACCAGGACCCGGCGGAGACCCTGGATCGCGGCGATGTGCCCGAACTCGGTGAACTCACCCTGCACAACGGCACGATCTACCGCTGGAACCGCCCCGTCTACGCCGTCTCCCGGGACCGGCCGCACATCCGTGTGGAGAACCGGGTGCTGCCCGCCGGTCCGACCGTCGCCGACACCCTCGCCAACGGCGCCTTCTACTACGGGCTCACCCGCGCGCTGGTCGAGGAGGACCGGCCGGTGTGGTCGCGGATGTCCTTCAAGGCCGCCGAGGAGAACCTGCACAGCGCCGCCCGGTACGGCATGGAGGCGCTGCTGTACTGGCCCGGCGCCGGTGAGGTCACCGCGCCCGAACTGGTGCTGCGCCGCCTGCTGCCGCTCGCCCATCGCGGGCTGGAACGCTCCGGGATGGACGCGGCCTGGCGGGAGCCGCTGCTCGGCATCATCGAGCAGCGCTGTGTGGCGGCGCGCAACGGCGCCGTGTGGCAGAAGGAGATGTTCCACCACATCATCGACTCCACCCACTGCTCCCGGCACGAGGCGCTGCGGCGCATGACCGAGCTGTACATCGACTACATGCACCTCAACGCCCCGGTCCACACCTGGCCGGTCGACTGA
- a CDS encoding carbohydrate binding domain-containing protein, with the protein MTRPRSVRALLTGVATLAASAGLALGIGGTAHAATPLPAHVFAPYFEAYNGDSPAALAQSSGAKYLTMAFIQTEKKGSCTPYWDGDTSTPISSSVYGSDFGTIRSRGGDVIPSLGGYAADNGGTEIADSCTDVDSIAAAYEKIITTYDVSRLDMDVEDNSLTNQAGIDRRNQAIKKVQDWAAANGRSVQFSYTLPTTTSGLADSGLAVLRSAKNAGAKVDVVNLMTFDYYDGATHHMATDTQTAATGLHDQLASLYPNLSDSQLWNMIGVTEMPGIDDYGAAETFTTADATSVYNWAVSKGLNTLSFWALQRDNGGCPGTGGSDSCSGISQDTWYFTHTFAPFSGGTTTPPANDFSVSLSPATAALDPGTATTATVKTSVTSGSAQSVDLAVSGAPSGVTATLSPTSVTAGGSSTLTVKTAASTAPGTYSLTVTGTAGAATHSSTFSLTVNGSGGGTPTAPANGDFESGSLSPWTCDSGASVVTSPAHGGSHALKTAPTSSATGQCAQTLTLKPNTSYSLSGWVQGSYAYLGVSGGATASTWTSATAWQKLTVPFTTGSSGTVTVYVHGWYGQGTVYADDLAVS; encoded by the coding sequence ATGACACGTCCGAGATCCGTACGCGCCCTGCTCACCGGCGTGGCCACCCTGGCCGCGTCCGCGGGGCTGGCCCTGGGGATCGGGGGCACCGCGCACGCGGCGACCCCGCTGCCCGCGCATGTCTTCGCCCCCTATTTCGAGGCCTACAACGGCGACAGCCCCGCCGCGCTCGCCCAGTCCTCCGGCGCCAAGTACCTCACCATGGCGTTCATCCAGACCGAGAAGAAGGGATCCTGCACGCCCTACTGGGACGGTGACACCAGCACCCCCATCTCCTCCTCGGTCTACGGCTCCGACTTCGGCACCATCCGCTCGCGCGGCGGCGACGTCATCCCCTCGCTCGGCGGATACGCCGCCGACAACGGCGGCACCGAGATAGCCGACAGCTGCACCGACGTCGACTCCATCGCCGCCGCGTACGAGAAGATCATCACCACGTACGACGTCTCCCGGCTCGACATGGACGTCGAGGACAACTCACTGACCAACCAGGCCGGCATCGACCGCCGCAACCAGGCGATCAAGAAGGTCCAGGACTGGGCCGCCGCCAACGGGCGCTCGGTGCAGTTCTCGTACACCCTGCCCACCACCACGAGCGGGCTCGCCGACAGCGGGCTCGCGGTGCTGCGCAGCGCCAAGAACGCGGGCGCCAAGGTGGACGTCGTCAACCTCATGACGTTCGACTACTACGACGGCGCCACCCACCACATGGCCACCGACACCCAGACGGCCGCGACCGGGCTGCACGACCAGCTCGCCTCGCTGTACCCGAACCTGTCGGACAGCCAGCTGTGGAACATGATCGGCGTCACCGAGATGCCCGGCATCGACGACTACGGCGCGGCCGAGACCTTCACCACCGCCGACGCCACATCGGTGTACAACTGGGCGGTCTCCAAGGGCCTGAACACCCTGTCCTTCTGGGCGCTCCAGCGCGACAACGGCGGCTGCCCCGGCACCGGCGGCTCCGACAGCTGCTCGGGCATCAGCCAGGACACCTGGTACTTCACGCACACCTTCGCGCCGTTCTCGGGCGGTACGACCACCCCGCCGGCCAACGACTTCTCGGTCTCCCTCTCCCCCGCCACCGCCGCCCTCGACCCCGGCACCGCCACGACGGCGACCGTGAAGACGTCGGTGACCTCGGGCAGCGCCCAGTCCGTCGACCTGGCGGTCAGCGGCGCGCCGAGCGGGGTGACGGCGACGCTGAGCCCCACCTCGGTCACCGCGGGCGGCAGTTCCACGCTCACCGTGAAGACGGCCGCCTCCACCGCGCCGGGCACCTACTCGCTGACCGTCACCGGCACGGCGGGCGCGGCCACGCACAGCTCGACCTTCAGCCTCACCGTGAACGGGTCCGGCGGCGGCACCCCGACGGCGCCGGCCAACGGTGACTTCGAGAGCGGTTCGCTGTCGCCCTGGACCTGCGACAGCGGGGCATCCGTGGTCACCTCCCCGGCGCACGGCGGCAGCCACGCCCTGAAGACCGCGCCGACCTCCTCGGCGACCGGCCAGTGCGCCCAGACCCTCACCCTCAAGCCCAACACCTCGTACTCGCTCAGCGGCTGGGTGCAGGGGTCGTACGCCTACCTCGGTGTCAGCGGTGGGGCGACGGCCAGCACCTGGACCTCCGCCACCGCCTGGCAGAAGCTGACGGTGCCGTTCACCACCGGCTCCTCCGGCACGGTCACCGTGTATGTGCACGGCTGGTACGGCCAGGGCACGGTCTACGCGGACGACCTCGCCGTCTCCTGA
- a CDS encoding ABC transporter ATP-binding protein has translation MTDASTESSPTPPSPPPPPPATIGYEGESGKNPLEEASFRTMCGRLPSVLGRTARMAWAVDRTGVLLLLGCQLVTGVAAALVLTATSRAMTHVLGPGPVSERLHGALPALAVVTAAAATGRISSALASYADGRITPRLVTEADVALVSAVCHVEASAYGEDGFADRQEAAEVGVTRTTTMVKDAQRFMAALVRMIAAGGVITALHWLMLPLLLLAVLPAGLGAVLSARVDYETHYLNLADRNVRGMMRWWAAYSRHGDEVRANGMTGYLVYWYRALSERIDRRVLDTAPRMLRIVLATSALGGLFLLVTWAALAWLAMTGRVALPVAATAVVAVQTTLGALTQFVQNGAAMFHTSLYLADMRAFLDLAAERAPRRGESVVPAEVAEIRLDEVAHRYPGKEMPAVDGVSLTLRRGEILAVVGENGSGKSTLTRLITGILLPDKGRVLWDGIDLAGARPESVWSRTALVPQNFACWPLRTRENITLGQPRTHDDDPVWAAAEAVGMREVIEGLPHGLDTLLAREVYGGVELSGGQWQRLACARALYRRTPLLILDEPTSQMDPRGEHRIFLEIKRIAARRMTIVVTHQLENTRLADRIVVMREGRIVEQGHYDELVAGGGLFAELVALAKDR, from the coding sequence GTGACCGACGCCTCGACCGAAAGCTCCCCGACCCCACCGTCGCCGCCACCACCGCCACCGGCCACGATCGGCTACGAGGGGGAGTCCGGCAAGAATCCGCTGGAAGAGGCCAGTTTCCGCACCATGTGCGGCCGGCTCCCCTCGGTGCTCGGCCGGACCGCACGCATGGCCTGGGCGGTGGACCGGACCGGTGTCCTCCTGCTGCTCGGGTGCCAGCTCGTCACCGGAGTCGCCGCCGCCCTCGTCCTGACCGCCACCTCGCGGGCCATGACCCACGTCCTCGGCCCGGGCCCGGTCTCCGAACGCCTGCACGGAGCCTTGCCCGCCCTCGCCGTCGTCACCGCGGCCGCCGCCACCGGCCGGATCAGCTCGGCCCTCGCCTCCTACGCCGACGGCCGGATCACCCCGCGCCTGGTCACCGAGGCCGACGTGGCGCTCGTCTCCGCCGTCTGCCATGTGGAGGCGTCGGCGTACGGCGAGGACGGTTTCGCCGACCGGCAGGAGGCCGCGGAGGTCGGCGTCACCCGCACCACCACCATGGTCAAGGACGCCCAGCGGTTCATGGCCGCCCTCGTCCGCATGATCGCCGCCGGCGGTGTGATCACCGCGCTGCACTGGCTGATGCTGCCCCTGCTGTTGCTGGCGGTGCTGCCCGCCGGCCTCGGAGCGGTGCTCTCGGCCCGCGTCGACTACGAGACCCACTACCTCAACCTCGCCGACCGCAACGTACGCGGCATGATGCGCTGGTGGGCCGCGTACTCCCGGCACGGCGACGAGGTCCGCGCGAACGGGATGACCGGTTACCTCGTCTACTGGTACCGCGCGCTGTCCGAGCGGATCGACCGGCGCGTCCTGGACACCGCGCCCCGCATGCTCCGCATCGTCCTCGCGACCTCCGCGCTCGGCGGACTGTTCCTGCTCGTCACCTGGGCCGCGCTCGCCTGGCTGGCGATGACCGGGCGGGTGGCGCTGCCCGTCGCCGCCACCGCGGTCGTCGCCGTGCAGACCACGCTCGGCGCGCTGACCCAGTTCGTGCAGAACGGCGCCGCCATGTTCCACACCTCCCTCTACCTCGCCGACATGCGCGCCTTCCTCGACCTGGCCGCCGAACGCGCCCCGCGGCGCGGGGAGTCGGTCGTCCCGGCGGAGGTGGCGGAGATCCGCCTGGACGAGGTGGCGCACCGCTACCCCGGCAAGGAGATGCCCGCCGTGGACGGTGTCTCGCTCACCCTGCGCCGCGGTGAGATCCTCGCGGTCGTCGGCGAGAACGGCTCCGGCAAGTCCACGCTGACCAGGCTGATCACCGGCATCCTCCTGCCAGACAAGGGCCGCGTCCTGTGGGACGGCATCGATCTGGCGGGCGCCCGGCCCGAGTCCGTCTGGTCCCGCACCGCGCTCGTGCCGCAGAACTTCGCCTGCTGGCCGCTGCGCACCCGGGAGAACATCACCCTCGGCCAGCCGCGCACCCACGACGACGACCCGGTGTGGGCGGCCGCGGAGGCCGTCGGCATGCGCGAGGTGATCGAGGGGCTGCCGCACGGCCTCGACACACTGCTCGCGCGGGAGGTCTACGGTGGCGTCGAGCTGTCCGGCGGGCAGTGGCAGCGGCTGGCCTGCGCCCGCGCGCTGTACCGCCGCACGCCCCTGCTCATCCTGGACGAACCCACCTCGCAGATGGATCCGCGCGGCGAGCACCGCATCTTCCTGGAGATCAAGCGGATCGCCGCCCGGCGCATGACCATCGTGGTCACCCACCAGCTGGAGAACACCCGCCTCGCCGACCGGATCGTCGTCATGCGCGAGGGCCGCATCGTGGAGCAGGGGCACTACGACGAACTCGTGGCGGGCGGCGGGCTGTTCGCGGAACTCGTCGCCCTGGCCAAGGACCGCTGA
- a CDS encoding transcriptional regulator, which translates to MESGAADEHLVQEAEKIAVALGRMFPGLCEVVLHDLRDPDRSIRAIENNLSGRQVGDPATELGLSRIADPAYPDVVQNYPNRFPDGRPAKSTSIGIKNAEGRYIAALCLNLDVSVLSPVTLTLANLVATDDGHGDTPLETLRDRHARELRRVVEEFSAERGAPPRSLSRTDKKALVQQLNRDGYFESRDAARTIADLLGVSRATVYNYAKPPSDP; encoded by the coding sequence ATGGAGAGCGGGGCGGCGGACGAGCATCTCGTCCAAGAGGCCGAGAAGATCGCCGTCGCCCTGGGGCGGATGTTCCCGGGCCTGTGCGAAGTGGTCCTGCACGACCTGCGCGACCCGGACCGCTCGATCCGGGCCATCGAGAACAACCTGTCGGGCCGTCAGGTGGGTGATCCAGCGACGGAGTTGGGGCTGAGCCGCATCGCCGACCCCGCCTACCCCGATGTCGTCCAGAACTACCCCAACCGCTTCCCCGACGGCCGCCCGGCCAAAAGCACCTCCATCGGCATCAAGAACGCCGAGGGGCGGTACATCGCGGCGCTCTGCCTCAACCTCGACGTCTCCGTCCTGTCGCCCGTGACGCTCACCCTGGCGAACCTCGTGGCCACCGACGACGGGCACGGCGACACGCCCCTGGAGACACTGCGCGACCGCCACGCGCGCGAACTGCGCCGGGTGGTGGAGGAGTTCTCCGCCGAGCGCGGCGCCCCGCCCCGGTCGCTCAGCCGGACGGACAAGAAGGCCCTCGTGCAACAGCTCAACCGCGACGGCTACTTCGAGTCCCGTGACGCCGCCCGGACCATCGCCGATCTCCTCGGTGTGTCCCGGGCGACCGTCTACAACTACGCGAAACCGCCGTCGGACCCGTAG
- a CDS encoding pyridoxal-phosphate dependent enzyme encodes MSGAAALPVSLDDIRAAAARIEGFTHRTPVLTSRTLDERVGARVFIKCENLQRMGAFKIRGAYNAIAGLAPEERAKGVAAFSSGNHAQATALAARELGTTAVILMPEDAPRSKMEATAGYGAEIVTYDRYTEDRVALGTALAEERGLTLIPPYDHPDVIAGQGTAALELLEETGPLDALLVPVGGGGLIAGSAVAAKGLHRDIRVIGVEPEGSDDTKRSLERGARVAVPVPRTVADGQAVAVPGELTFAVNRHLVDSVALVGDAEIIDAMRFAFDRLKAVFEPSGATGLAALLAGRVGDLPPRVGVIASGGNIDARRFAELLGG; translated from the coding sequence ATGTCCGGCGCCGCCGCCCTGCCCGTGAGCCTCGACGACATCCGCGCGGCCGCCGCGCGCATCGAGGGCTTCACCCACCGCACCCCGGTCCTCACCTCGCGCACCCTCGACGAACGGGTGGGCGCGCGGGTGTTCATCAAGTGCGAGAACCTCCAGCGGATGGGCGCCTTCAAGATCCGCGGCGCCTACAACGCCATCGCCGGACTCGCGCCCGAGGAACGGGCCAAGGGCGTCGCCGCGTTCTCCTCCGGCAACCACGCCCAGGCCACCGCCCTCGCCGCCCGCGAACTCGGCACCACCGCCGTCATCCTGATGCCCGAGGACGCCCCGCGCTCCAAGATGGAGGCCACCGCCGGGTACGGCGCCGAGATCGTCACCTACGACCGCTACACCGAGGACCGCGTCGCGCTCGGCACGGCGCTCGCCGAGGAGCGGGGCCTGACCCTCATCCCGCCGTACGACCACCCGGACGTCATCGCGGGCCAGGGTACGGCCGCCCTCGAACTCCTCGAAGAAACCGGCCCGTTGGACGCGCTGCTGGTGCCCGTCGGAGGCGGCGGGCTGATCGCCGGCAGCGCGGTCGCGGCCAAGGGGCTGCACCGGGACATCCGGGTCATCGGCGTGGAACCCGAGGGCAGCGACGACACCAAGCGTTCCCTGGAGCGCGGCGCCCGGGTGGCCGTCCCCGTGCCCCGCACCGTCGCCGACGGCCAGGCGGTCGCCGTTCCGGGCGAGTTGACCTTCGCCGTCAACCGGCACCTGGTGGACTCCGTCGCGCTGGTCGGCGACGCCGAGATCATCGACGCCATGCGCTTCGCCTTCGACCGGCTGAAGGCCGTCTTCGAACCCAGCGGCGCCACCGGTCTTGCCGCCCTCCTCGCCG